Sequence from the Mytilus galloprovincialis chromosome 13, xbMytGall1.hap1.1, whole genome shotgun sequence genome:
ATTGTCAGTCGTCCAATTGAAGGTCGTGGTTCTTGTTGAGGATCCAAGCTTCCTCCGCCAATGAAAACTGACTACATGAACTATCagaatagtactgaaagtggcgTTAAGTATAAACCAATCAATCTTAAATAGAGATTCTCATAAAATTCAGTCAGTAGACTCTTTTCTGATTACATTTGGAGATcatattaatttgttaatttcgaATCCTTTGGATAGAGTTTTTCTGATTAACAGTTGGACTTTAGATACGTATTATATACCAATCAGATCATCTGGCGGTTCGTCCAACAAATATTGTCCAGTACTGCTGAacataaatattcatttaaacaGTTGTAAATAGGCAGTTCCCCGAAAAACACCGACTGCCAGCAGTTGGCAATGAGTTTAGTTGTCTTTATGCTGTCTTACTTTGAAATTTGAatgacaactgtcatacaagtgggaggtttaacttactatgacgtcatgtttaatccacaatttcaacggaaaatacatgtaccaagtcgggaatatctGTCGTTccggttgattgatttttttgtcaggttttatggacttcccctacaatataatttaattttggatgtaacgcgtcttccgattggctgacgttattttgttataagcccatagacataatttagtcatgtgaccgtaaaGTCATCAAcgatttttcatggttttctacggtttaaaatggaatttagaattaaattgtaagaaataatattttttctgtctattcgaaataacataaaaaatattacagtcattccttaaataccTTTTAGCTCGGTATTAAATAATAAGGTTTTCATGGAATTCTCAAGATTCACTTGACATTTTATTAATTATGAGTCATTAAAAATTATCatgtaatttacatttatttttgatttgttgAAATTGGGTCTAATTGTCCAAAATGTTAACATACGATCAATGCTAAATATAATTTGATTCTATAAAACTCAATTTTAATCGCTTGTCAGTTTTTACGCACCGACTAAGGTTCAATAGTAGATATAACATGATCGTATATGtatttggatgttttattttcattttcatgtgACAAATGGTAGAAATGGAAAAAACCATAACAAAACCGTCAAAGGCCAAAATAGtaaaccgatgttcaaatctcataaaagtttttaattgaactaatgtaattcgccgtttcagaatctaatgcatcctgggtaatattttcaaaagcgtacaccaaagcgttttgattggtttaaaacgtcaTAAACAatcgaaattcaaccaatgacgtaacgttattttcactttggggtacgaacaatgaaattacccatgatgctttagattctgaaacggccaattacaAATAATCTTTTCCATGTTGAACATCTGTGTTAGCATGTTAGCAagtcatttatctttttaatgtATATAATGACCAATTCATCACTACAGATATTTTCTCTTTACAACGAATGCGTTATCACATTTTGTAAACACCACTTGATGTAAAGTTCGTAAACCAAAATTTATTTCAAGACATATGTagttaattaacaaaaataccgaactcggtGGAAacttcaaatcggaaagtcccttaaccAGTTATCAAATGgcaatttcaaaagttcaaacccatcaaacgaacggataacatctgtcatttttctgacttgatttaggcatttccttatgtagaaaatggtgggttaaacctagttttatagctaattAAAAGAGggaaaaagataccagagggacagtcaaactcattgatcgaaaataaactgacaacactagacaaacagataaataatagaacacaagacaaaatatagaaaacgaaagactaaacaacacgaaccccatcaaaaactgggggtgatctcaggtgctccaaaagggtaagcagatcctgctccacatgtggcacccgtcgtgcgtgttgctcatgttattacaaacctgggaattagtctaattcggtaagtcacattcgtgaaaatggGAGGGAATTGTAGTTGCGagataaggaacatatccgatatcattcgTGAaacgttatttcataacggtcaactatttcgtgattgcgtccgtaaaatttacgaaggaatgatttcaacttcaccatttggaactcttggtttaatagcttcctgtGAGCagaaaccctctatcaaggaaatcatgatagaaataCTTAACCTCTCAAATTGCACGACTGTCggataaaattccattatattgacaataatgtgggaaaaaaaaccaatcagacataatagataaaaatgtacaaaaaataggAACAATAGTCACATTGTGTTATATACCTTATCCCTATCAACATATATATACCGATATATCTCTGTGAGTTTGATCATGAGGGACATCTTCGATTAGAcgaaaattgttataaaaaaataagtttccAAAACATCAAATGAAgtctgtcatttaaaaaaagtcttataTTGACCTATGTTGAAATAAATCAGTTCGGACAACAAAATAGGTCTAATTGGCCTTTGTAAACATTTCTGTTGAAAACCCTAAGGAACTTTGTAATTTAGGTAAGTGCTTACTCTATTCATTAACGTGCAGGAATGATATTTAAGACATGTATAATATATGTAGTCTGAAACTCACAAGGTGTAGAATATGTGACTGATATTTCTGACGTGTTTTATATATGTACTGTATTTGTTAACGCTATACAACTTGTAAATTGTATAATAATGCATATTATACTGATGAACTGTATTGTGCAATGTAATAAAGAATTGAAGTACTTTTAAACTGTGTTCATTGcactattttattgaaaaatgtgtttcaatttattttttaaatttatcaaatcaatttgGATCCTATTATAGAAATTATCGGTCGTCGTTTCTTTCCAAGCGTAAGTGAATGGTGCAGTTGTTCCGACTTCAGCCTCTGTTGTGACTTTTGCATTTGTTTCAACTTTAGCCTCTGTTGTGACTTGTGCATTTGTTCCGACTTCAGCCTCTGTTGTGACTTGTGCATTTGTTCCGACTTCAGCATGTGTCGTATCTTTTTCTTCAATCGCtctgcaaaaaaaaatgaaatcaattatttatttgatttaataattAGTTTTAATTAATGGTATGGGTAAAGAAAATGTTGACAAAAAGGACACAAAAGAATACAAAAGCTTATTTTAAGGATGAATATCTAAGACTTCAGTAATTTATGTTTAAAGCAATACAAATGTATGTCAAATCAGAATTTGTTTATGGTATGTATAACCTGTTCAAAATTTATCTAGATTTGTGGTTTTGTTCGCAATATGTGAACATTTAGAATAATATCGCAACACCGTTTGCCTGCATATTATCTTTCCTCCTATTTCAGACAATGGTAGAGCCGTAACTGCGATATTTTAGTTTTCAGATGATACAATTATCGATCAAGACACTAAATGTTATACGTAAATgcgtaatatatatattttagtcaATCTAACATGTGCAGCATCTGTTTGTTATTATCTGGAACCACAATTTAATCATAATCTAATATATCCGTCATAGCCTTACATACAATACTATAATGATCAACGACTTAATAATCATCTGTTGACTACGCAGTTCTGACGAGTTGTTGAAATTCGGTATGTATGCCTAAGTAACAAACAAAATCTGAGACAATCGGCTGAACTCCAAGTGATTAGAAATAGGAAGCtgacaattggaaagttgaagtcatatttttttgtcataGATTCTTGTTTTGAGTCGTTATAAAGAAATATCAATATATGTTCTAGCTCTAACTGATTTGTTAGGTCTTACGTACTTTTCACAGATATATCGGTTGTTATGGTAACAATCGACGTCATTCCATTTTCCCCAATATCTCATTTCCATGCAGTCctcattatatttattattaggtTCTCCCGGCCACCAATTCTCAAAGGTTAAAGCTTGATTGTCACTCCAGACGAAATACCCTTCCCGTTTGGTATCCGATCCTCCAATATATCGCCAATGACCATAAACTATGGAAAAAAAGACACACTATTATACGAAATGGTAGAATAATTTCACAAACAGAACCATTCATTTAAATGGTAGCATTTATAAAAGTCTTTATAAGATTTGGTTAAATTATTAAGAATTGTAAAGGGCTCTGACTTTTGCATCCTTGTACAGTTGCTGTCGTCGTAAATTCATTCACCACTAAACGTGTTATTtatccttttaaagatttttaataGTATACCGTATTGGtaacttttgaattttgaaccattttaagaaacaaatttgGGTTAAAACTGTTAAAACTGGTTTGTATGGCTAGTCAAACatcccgcttatatggcaatgtaaaCAATACCACTAAAATGAAAACACttcgtgacaggaatacagtgaaacactcagcacagagaaatatataaatgcataatataataatttttcacATAATGTAATAAATGATGAATAACAACGGACACGTCCTATGAATTAATTACAGCACAAGGACACACAAAAGACGAAAACAAAACTGCGCGTCATATGAATTGacgtcacaaaaaaaaacaattatatggtcatttctataaataaactgtttgcaaaagtatgaattattcgaaataataagaattttcttatcacaagcatagatttccttagccgtatttggcacattttttatGGAATTTTGGGTCCGTAAGGCTCTTCAActctgtacttgtttggctttataattttttttatctgagcgtcactgattagtcttatatagacgatacgcgcgtctggcgtattgaagtATAATCataatacctttgataactatttcataaaaaaaatgtttatatttttgtgacttttgaaaaaaatgtattctataGACTTTTTCCTTAGATTTGTTtgattacatttatttttaattatttcctGATAAGCCACTTACATACTTCGTGCATCTTGTCATGCACATAGACATTTTCACCTTCATCGTTGGGTTCAACAAGATACGCACCAGCTCTTttacacattttctataatagaaaaaaacagCATGAGTATGGCGTGTGATACGTTGCAAtattcacaaaaaaacaaaataaatgttcataaaatttaataattgttCGTAAAAACGAAAATTTGTTcattgatataaaatatgaatttgataaatcaaaatatgtgttcataaaataaatcatatatatgcataaaacataaatatatgtttataaatgagatttttttttttcattaaaaaaatgagaTATGTCcataaatacaaataattattcATAAACAAAGTGTTTATAACAGTTAGATATTGATTCATTAAATTAGAATATTCattcataaaatcaaaattttcattcataaaatcaaaattttcatttacaaaatcaaaatatttattcataaaatcaaaataatcattcataaattcaaaatattgaataataaaatcaaaatattgaatcataaaatcaaaatattgattCAAATAACCCTTTTAACATCTAAATCCTCGCATTGCAATATATGTATTGGTTTTtgtgaaatttgattttttatatttacacgACGCAGCATTTCTTTCAAAGTTCACTGGcgcattttatcaattttttgtttgcaaaataaaggcaacagtagtatactgctgttcgatattaataaatcgattgagaaaaaacaaatcctggccacaaactaaaattgagggaaacacatcaaataataaaagaggagaacacgacacaacagaaacactaaaatgcaacacacacagaaacgaactatattataacaatggccaaaCAGTTTAATCAAATACTTATTCTATTTACCTGAGCTTCGGCATATGTTGCCTTTTTGCCAACAGTTCTGTAGTAATGATCTTCATATCTGAATAACTTGGTATTTGATAACCATGTTCCAAAAAAACTGCTGCCTATATATTCATCACTGTAATGACAATAATAACTTTGACAACTTCTGCTACAAATgctacttttacttttgatatataataatagaCAAAAAGTAGCGATATACAAGATTGAgttgaatttatcaaaataaatattaaatagaaACACATGGCTTTTTTTATCCCATGAAAAACGTTTTATTTACAGAGCGAGTGGATAATAAAGCGCAACGCTGACAATGTCGGTAAGGAGTCAACTCGTTTTGCTGAAAATGAAGACAAAACAATGGAAAGGAATTTCAAGATGAGAAATTAGTATTAAAAAACTACAAAGGAATTTAATGGGTTATTTAGACTTTGTACATGCTCAATTTTTACGTTTCCATAAGGTTTATTTTAATCTtgtgataaaataataaatttttcaaataaaagctaataaatttttcaaaatcgCGTCTTGGCTTTGTATCAATCGTTTTAACGAGAAAACGCCACTCTGTTAAACTTAAACAAATGAGGCTATTGCTCGCCTTAGTACATATTATCCAATCTAATTAGAAAtggaataaaaaattaaatgccTTGGTTATtctggtttttttgtttttcggaatattttgtatactattgttAGATCAAATATCATGCGACCATTTGAAATCTTAAAGACGATTGACTAAACAAAAATCACGTGCATACCAAAAGGGGGCCAGTCATTTGTTATTGACTGGGTGAATGTTTCCCTTTTTATATCAATCACCCATTATACCATTTCAAAGTTTTTGGCAAATGTCGCGAATTGTAGAATTGTGATAGAAATTGTAAATGTCATGAGGACATGATTAGAGAGTAAAAGACCGATATAAATTCCGTGTGTAACACGCGTGTCTCTGTTGTAAACCGGTTCAACTACTATTTGTGACAAAGATTTTGGAATGCCTGAATTCtaaataataataacaacaacaacaacaacaaaaacaaaaacacacataCACATTTCAGAGGATATAAATATCTATAAACACAATACTAAACACCGTTCAAGTTCAATCctgcataaaaaataatacaattctTTTCTTTACAATTATTATTTAGTGACTAAACATTTATAGATAAATGCATGTATAAACAATGTCGGACATTGACAATTGAGCAAAGGTTAACTTAATATGTATATCCATGAATTCGTTTATTAAGTTGTGAATGAAAATAGTTTTGATTTAGGAAAACATGTTGTCGTGGATATCATATTACACAATTTTGTAAAAGTCCGGGGGTAGatcatttgttgaacatttaggTTCGAGGTTTACCTACATCCACAAAAAACGTTTGATTCAAAATCTTGCAATACTTTAtgtttgtgggtatcaatttttgtggattgctgaaacttgcatatttgtggacATTTGATTTGATGGTTATGCAAATCTCTGTATAAAAAGCCTGTTTAAAACTTGTTATTCcttaaacatttgaattcgttGTTCATCTGTACCAAcgaaaccacgaaaattggtatctaacaaataataatgaatccgaAATATTTTACCTCTcacaaatgaaatattgtttttcgTCACATGAGTATGAATCCCAGTAGCCAAGATAGCCCATTCTTGTGCATTTTTGCCCATCTGATTTGTCGTTTCCAATTTCTAGCCAGTTACTATATTCCAGTGCATCACTATTGCTTGCAGTAACATATCCACCAGCTTCTTCTTCATGAACAATACCCATAAAGTACCAAGTACCTGGTTTAAAAATTACCGAATTAAATTAAATGAGGTTTACACGATTTGATACAGACCTGTTTATTATTGTGTACACTTGAGAGGAAAGCCAGAGATGAAATTCTGAATGCACTCTACATAGACCCTTAACTATTATTGGAAATTTGTGATAGtacattcaaatataaaacaGGTGTTATTACttacaacaaattaaaaaacgaACATCAAAGGGAATATCATTTATCCGGTCAGATAACTGATTATACACTGAGGGAATTACTATCAACTAAAAGCGGTATCaaacaagtgaaaaaaaaataaaataaaattacaagttATGAATAGTTTGCTTCCGAAGCTCTTTTTCTgtatttgaattatttgaaacACCAAGTTTTTTTTCTACACGAGGCATGGTTTTGAAAATTCAcgtcacacaaaaaaaaatcgcTTTGTTAAAAATTTGTGCACATAGACTAGtatcaaacaaattaaaacatctaGTTAAGAATTTGTTCAAGCTACAAACAAAAAAGCCTTATCATTGTTCATGCTCAAGAGATTTTCATTAATAGATGTCCATCGTATTGTAAAAATGattttgtaaacaatatttataaattatcgtTGATCATTTCAACGAGATTGTTTTTTTCggtacggcgaaagtgagaaaagaaaTCGAGTTGCGATGactaatgataatctgtttatcgatGTGTTTAAATTTTAACCTATGACgacattgtcaatttcatgtcaatttcattagcaacgctaTGTgcccccttagtttctagcgataatatATCATATCACTCGAATCTGATGAGAAACAAAATTATTagtcagcaagatcaaaggaaattttcgtaaaatagcgataaagcTATATCATATATCAATCAGCTGCAAATGTTGAAAAAGATGTCAAATGTCAATAGAAATAGTTTTATCTGTaatttgaaacagagtagcgaatATCCTTCATACACTTCTAAATGTCAATTATAATTACCTGCACCAAACGTCATTCGAGCGATGAAATCATTCTCGTCATGGTCCTCTATTTCCGTCAGATATCCACCACGGCTCTCACATAAACGCTgcaataattattattttatttttttatttgtatttctctgtcctgaatgttcttgcatatGTTttttgcactttagtgtttctgttgtttcgttgttttcctcttaaagttgatgttttCCCCTTGGTTTTGAAGATAAGTATCCAAAAACCTAACAATAAAATTCGACTGCTATACTTAATCAATAAAACCATTTAGTTATTGTTCCATTTCGAAAAATACCATTTGGATAACTTCAAACCTATCTTAATTTCAGTCCTATTGataatatgaattaaatataatttaattcctTATTGAGGTCcacaatatgacattttttaaaagttaattgaatTTTGCCTGTATTTGTAGATTGGTTAAACtgtagaaattgaagatatcagtttttaaaattgtaacacggtgatgactgctctaccaatattttgactattttatttattatgtctgtttaattCCCGCATCGTTgatatataacggaatttgatgagactgtcgtacaaagtgagaggtttagcgctataaaaccatgttcaatccaccattttctacatttgaaaatgcctgtaccaagtcaggtgtattgttgtccattcggttttttttatgtgttttgttatttgattttgccatttgattagggactttgcgatttgattttcctctgagttcagtaattttgtgattttactttttttatacaattatttcttTGCAGAATCAAAATCATTCTCCGTATTTGGTAAAACCGAAACCAAAATTTGTCTTTACTAAATGTCAACAATGAATATACCTCTATAATAGTATAAGGTTATTTAATGGTTTGATTTGCAAGACCATGAATATTATCTAAAGTacattgattataaaaaaaattgtgttatgCCATATGCTTTTTCCTATATAGAAGTAGTTGTCAATAATATATCAGAACAAAGACTATTTTGTCCCACTATCAAAGTGGAGCTTTCAAAATATCATATCGTGAAGCCTTTTTTATTGTGGTTGttgtattttatatcattttgttttttgtcgtcTGTATCATCGTTATCATGCTATCATACTACAGGGGCGAATCCAGCCAttctaaaaaaaagggggggtaacCCAGGATAAAGGTGGGGTTCTAttcatatgtccccattcaaatgcattgattgtcccaaaaagggggttccaacccccggacccacTTTCCGCGTGATCCGCCACTGtgctgtttatttttaaatttattgataaaaCGTAGTTTGAATATACATGCAAAGTTATCTATCATGCTGCTAATTAAGCATGCATAATCTATTTAACGTTACCTCTGCAGCTTTCCAGCTATATGCCTTGGATGTTGACGGCCAGTAACAGTGATCTTTATACTGAGACCATTGATCGGGACAGTCATCACAGTATACTGAACAAGTAAATAAATGCTTTGTTATTGACATTTTTTTGCTACTGTTCGTTTAACACATTTGATTTCTATCAAGTATTAACAGCATATTCCAATgaataaaacatagtttttatttaattaatgtttttgtcaaaaaagacAATAGTGAAAGAGTTAACCGCAATATTTATCTAAatgcaatatcttttttttaaatgtaggt
This genomic interval carries:
- the LOC143057807 gene encoding macrophage mannose receptor 1-like, encoding MFGGLLLSVLVVYVYCDDCPDQWSQYKDHCYWPSTSKAYSWKAAERLCESRGGYLTEIEDHDENDFIARMTFGAGTWYFMGIVHEEEAGGYVTASNSDALEYSNWLEIGNDKSDGQKCTRMGYLGYWDSYSCDEKQYFICESDEYIGSSFFGTWLSNTKLFRYEDHYYRTVGKKATYAEAQKMCKRAGAYLVEPNDEGENVYVHDKMHEVFYGHWRYIGGSDTKREGYFVWSDNQALTFENWWPGEPNNKYNEDCMEMRYWGKWNDVDCYHNNRYICEKAIEEKDTTHAEVGTNAQVTTEAEVGTNAQVTTEAKVETNAKVTTEAEVGTTAPFTYAWKETTTDNFYNRIQIDLINLKNKLKHIFQ